The Caminibacter pacificus genome includes a region encoding these proteins:
- the asnB gene encoding asparagine synthase (glutamine-hydrolyzing), with translation MCGIAGFNFEVDKKRVLKTLFHRGPDENSCVRVDNFNFFHTRLAIQDIKNGSQPFFYNDWMIVFNGEIYNHSQLRKNLKEFDFKTNSDTETLLYLFLKYKEKMFDFIDGMFAFAIYDKKNKKLFLARDRAGKKPLYIYKKDKKFAFASEINVFKTLNPTIDEEDIKLFLSTGFCESGYKEIREFPAGHFGYYDGELKLKRYFDIAEYYKAPKIKNPLNELEGLLKISVKNRLFSSDVEVGAFLSGGIDSSLIVAIASEYTDIKTFTVKFEGAYDESYLASLVARKYGLKHEIIDIKMNVKDNIEKILLNYGKPFFDSSAIPSYFVSKAAREHVKVVLNGDGADELFGGYRRYVPFIKGWDKIAKHFTFLLPLLKPKSRGELMFLYRLLRAASKEGIHWYNVLLNDLFEDIYDFHGEKIEKLDKFIKSIDFEGFEKLSYLDFEINLKNLLMKMDIASMSNSLEARSPFLSKYMLEFAPKIDKNDKLLKKILRELAKKYLPLEIVNAPKRGFEIPLVSWVDGELRDVIFDYLNYGFYKNFVDEKLVEKIKNKKLQIPEEKRAKILYLLFALEVWHENSVS, from the coding sequence ATGTGCGGAATTGCCGGGTTTAATTTTGAGGTTGATAAAAAAAGGGTTTTAAAAACTCTTTTTCACAGAGGTCCGGATGAAAATTCTTGTGTGAGAGTTGATAATTTTAACTTTTTTCATACTCGTTTGGCGATTCAGGATATAAAAAACGGCTCTCAGCCGTTTTTTTATAACGATTGGATGATTGTTTTTAACGGAGAAATTTATAATCATTCTCAGCTTAGAAAAAATCTTAAAGAGTTTGACTTCAAAACAAACTCCGACACCGAGACTTTACTCTATCTATTTTTAAAATATAAAGAAAAAATGTTTGATTTTATAGACGGGATGTTTGCTTTTGCGATATATGACAAAAAAAACAAAAAACTTTTTTTAGCAAGAGACAGAGCCGGGAAAAAACCTCTTTATATCTATAAAAAAGATAAAAAATTTGCTTTTGCAAGTGAAATAAACGTTTTTAAAACCCTCAATCCAACGATTGACGAAGAAGACATCAAGCTTTTTTTATCCACCGGTTTTTGCGAGAGCGGGTATAAAGAGATAAGGGAGTTTCCGGCCGGACATTTCGGGTATTATGACGGAGAATTAAAACTAAAACGCTATTTTGACATAGCCGAATATTATAAAGCTCCTAAAATCAAAAATCCTTTGAATGAGCTTGAAGGGTTGTTAAAAATTTCAGTCAAAAACAGACTTTTTTCAAGCGATGTGGAAGTCGGGGCATTTTTGAGCGGTGGAATTGACAGCTCTTTGATTGTAGCGATAGCAAGCGAATATACCGATATTAAAACTTTTACCGTTAAGTTCGAAGGAGCGTATGACGAGTCGTATCTTGCTTCTTTGGTGGCTAGAAAATACGGCTTAAAGCATGAAATTATCGATATAAAAATGAATGTCAAAGATAATATTGAAAAAATTTTGCTAAATTACGGCAAACCTTTTTTTGATAGTAGCGCAATACCGAGTTATTTCGTAAGTAAAGCGGCAAGAGAGCATGTGAAAGTTGTGCTAAACGGAGACGGAGCGGATGAGCTTTTCGGAGGTTATCGTAGATATGTGCCTTTTATAAAAGGGTGGGATAAGATAGCTAAACATTTCACTTTTTTACTGCCTCTTTTAAAACCTAAATCAAGAGGTGAGTTGATGTTTTTATATAGACTTTTGAGAGCCGCGAGTAAAGAGGGGATTCATTGGTACAATGTGCTATTGAACGATTTGTTTGAAGATATTTATGATTTTCACGGCGAAAAAATAGAAAAGTTGGATAAATTTATAAAAAGCATCGATTTTGAAGGCTTTGAAAAACTCTCTTATCTCGATTTTGAAATAAACTTAAAAAATCTTTTAATGAAAATGGATATTGCGTCTATGAGTAATTCTCTTGAAGCGAGAAGTCCTTTTTTGAGTAAATATATGCTTGAATTCGCTCCAAAAATCGACAAAAACGACAAGTTGTTAAAAAAGATTTTAAGAGAGCTTGCAAAAAAATATTTGCCATTAGAGATTGTAAACGCTCCAAAAAGAGGCTTTGAAATACCGCTTGTTAGCTGGGTGGACGGGGAGCTTAGAGATGTGATTTTCGATTATTTAAACTATGGCTTTTATAAAAATTTTGTGGATGAAAAATTGGTAGAAAAAATAAAAAATAAAAAACTGCAAATTCCTGAAGAGAAAAGAGCTAAAATTTTATATCTTCTTTTTGCGTTAGAGGTGTGGCATGAAAATAGCGTTTCTTAG
- a CDS encoding glycosyltransferase family 4 protein, whose amino-acid sequence MKIAFLSHLDLNLYLFRLPIMKELVKRGYDVYAVMPRGEVFGEFEKYGIKAVEYKIDRSSLNVLKEFKSIGEIKKVIRKINPDILHTFMHKPNIYGNLTGHKNRINTITGLGSFFIYDDFKSKTIRKIIETLYKFTTKSTKKVIFQNSDDLRYFVEKKIVPPEKSVLIKSSGIDTKTFAPMQKSQKLLKELDIKDKPVVLMIARVIKDKGVEEFIKAAEILKEKAEFLYVGNIDKGNKNAYLPNWKNVKYLGFRRDIKDLISICDVFVLPSYREGVPRTLLEAASMTKPIVTSDAPGCREVVEDNKNGFLVPVRDYKALAKKLEILIDNPQMREKMGEYGRIKVLKEFDIEVVVSQYIKIYEELNV is encoded by the coding sequence ATGAAAATAGCGTTTCTTAGTCATTTGGATTTGAATTTGTATCTTTTCAGGCTTCCGATTATGAAGGAGCTGGTAAAAAGAGGTTATGACGTCTATGCGGTAATGCCAAGAGGGGAAGTCTTTGGGGAGTTTGAAAAATACGGAATTAAAGCCGTAGAATATAAAATTGACAGAAGCAGCTTGAATGTTTTAAAAGAGTTTAAAAGCATAGGTGAGATAAAAAAAGTTATTCGAAAAATCAACCCGGATATCCTTCATACTTTTATGCACAAACCAAATATTTACGGAAATCTCACCGGTCACAAAAACAGAATAAATACCATTACCGGTCTGGGTAGTTTTTTTATTTATGATGATTTTAAAAGTAAAACAATTAGAAAAATAATAGAAACGCTTTATAAATTTACAACGAAATCCACAAAAAAAGTGATATTTCAAAATAGTGACGATTTGAGATATTTTGTTGAAAAAAAAATTGTCCCTCCCGAAAAATCGGTACTTATAAAAAGTAGCGGAATAGATACGAAAACTTTCGCTCCTATGCAAAAATCTCAAAAACTCTTAAAAGAACTTGATATTAAAGATAAACCGGTAGTTTTAATGATAGCGAGAGTTATTAAAGATAAAGGCGTGGAGGAGTTTATAAAAGCGGCCGAGATTCTTAAAGAAAAGGCAGAGTTTTTATATGTCGGAAATATAGACAAAGGAAACAAAAACGCCTATTTGCCGAATTGGAAAAACGTAAAATATTTAGGGTTTAGAAGGGATATTAAAGATTTGATATCTATTTGCGACGTTTTTGTGTTACCGAGTTATAGAGAAGGTGTGCCAAGGACTCTTTTAGAGGCCGCAAGCATGACAAAACCTATAGTTACGAGTGATGCACCTGGATGTCGGGAAGTAGTGGAGGATAATAAAAACGGCTTTTTAGTGCCTGTTAGAGACTATAAAGCACTTGCCAAAAAGTTGGAAATCTTAATCGACAACCCTCAAATGAGGGAAAAAATGGGCGAATATGGTAGAATTAAGGTATTAAAAGAGTTTGATATAGAGGTTGTGGTGAGTCAATATATAAAAATTTATGAGGAATTGAATGTATAA
- a CDS encoding sugar transferase, with the protein MYKNFFKPLFDRVLALILIILFLPVMAVVAILIYLWDGRPVIFTQERPGYKGKIFKIYKFRTMTNEKDENGNLLPDEERLKGVGKVIRSLSLDELPQLFNVLKGDMSFVGPRPLLVEYLELYDEEQKRRHDVKPGITGLAQVMGRNAISWREKFKYDVYYVDNVSFLLDMKILFLTVLKVLKREGISQEGRATMEKFNGKN; encoded by the coding sequence ATGTATAAAAATTTTTTTAAGCCGCTTTTTGATAGGGTTTTGGCTTTGATTTTGATAATTTTATTTTTGCCCGTTATGGCGGTTGTGGCGATTTTGATATATTTATGGGACGGAAGGCCTGTGATATTTACACAAGAGCGTCCCGGATATAAAGGCAAAATTTTCAAAATATACAAATTCAGAACGATGACGAACGAAAAAGATGAAAACGGAAATTTATTACCCGATGAAGAGAGATTAAAAGGAGTGGGGAAAGTAATCAGGTCTTTGAGTCTTGATGAACTCCCTCAGCTTTTTAACGTCTTAAAAGGCGATATGAGCTTTGTGGGACCAAGACCGCTTTTAGTGGAATATTTAGAACTATACGACGAAGAACAAAAACGCCGACACGACGTAAAACCGGGAATAACCGGGCTTGCTCAGGTTATGGGCAGAAACGCAATAAGTTGGAGGGAGAAATTCAAATACGACGTTTATTATGTTGATAACGTCTCTTTTTTGCTGGATATGAAAATACTTTTTTTGACCGTGCTGAAGGTTTTAAAAAGAGAGGGAATAAGCCAAGAAGGCAGAGCTACTATGGAGAAATTCAATGGGAAAAATTAA
- a CDS encoding ATP-grasp domain-containing protein: MGKINVLITSAGRRVSLVKNFQKHAKVFTCDMNPFLSAASQVSDKFFKVPRVTDESYLPTLLDICLKNDIKIIVPTIDTELGVLARAKKDFLKKGVLIAVSDEEIVDTFALKTTTEEFFLKHGFKTPKIIKDLKNANYPLFAKLDNSSLSVGARRVDSYEEAKILKGNYVFQEYIEGTEYTIDAFFDNDSNLICAVPRERVEVRCGEVSKAKTTKDKMILDEIKRLSKHLKGAFGTLTIQLFKRGNEIFFIEINPRFGGGYPLSFLAGADYAKFLIDCFNGKELRYFEEWRDNLIMLRYDAEVIVDGNSL; the protein is encoded by the coding sequence ATGGGAAAAATTAACGTTTTAATAACAAGCGCCGGAAGAAGAGTGAGTCTTGTTAAAAATTTTCAAAAACACGCAAAAGTTTTTACGTGTGATATGAACCCTTTTTTAAGCGCGGCCTCTCAGGTAAGCGATAAATTTTTTAAAGTACCGAGAGTTACGGATGAGAGTTATTTGCCCACTCTCCTTGATATATGCCTAAAAAACGATATCAAAATCATAGTCCCTACAATAGATACCGAACTTGGCGTATTGGCAAGAGCTAAAAAGGATTTTTTAAAAAAAGGCGTTTTAATCGCCGTATCCGATGAAGAAATAGTAGATACTTTCGCGCTAAAAACTACGACCGAAGAGTTTTTTCTAAAACACGGCTTTAAAACACCCAAAATCATAAAAGATTTAAAAAACGCAAACTATCCGCTTTTTGCAAAGCTTGACAACTCTTCTTTATCGGTAGGGGCAAGAAGAGTCGATTCGTATGAGGAAGCAAAAATTTTAAAAGGTAATTATGTTTTTCAGGAGTATATCGAAGGGACTGAATACACAATAGACGCTTTTTTTGATAACGATTCCAATTTAATATGCGCAGTACCAAGAGAAAGGGTTGAGGTTAGATGCGGAGAGGTTAGCAAAGCTAAAACTACAAAAGACAAGATGATTTTGGATGAAATAAAGAGATTATCAAAACACTTAAAAGGTGCTTTCGGTACTCTGACAATTCAGCTTTTTAAAAGAGGAAATGAAATCTTTTTTATAGAGATAAACCCGAGATTCGGAGGAGGGTATCCTCTGAGTTTCCTTGCAGGGGCCGATTATGCTAAATTTTTAATCGATTGTTTTAATGGAAAAGAGCTTAGATATTTCGAAGAATGGAGAGATAATTTGATAATGCTAAGATACGACGCGGAGGTTATTGTAGATGGTAATAGTCTTTGA
- a CDS encoding HAD family hydrolase yields MVIVFDLDDTLYNEIDFVKSGFEEVANFLGDKNYFDFMMNEFQKNGSGKIFDKLIEKYDLNVSKNKLIEIYRFHTPKISLSNETKEILGYYKRKYPIALITDGHYISQKNKFFALGLEKYIDFPIFTDFYHTKKPEKKAFEMVMKKYKNKNYVYISDNPKKDFFAPIELGWQTIRYKNPLGIYKDYENNADIEINDLKEILKVIK; encoded by the coding sequence ATGGTAATAGTCTTTGATTTGGACGATACTCTATATAACGAAATAGATTTCGTAAAAAGCGGTTTTGAGGAAGTTGCTAATTTTTTGGGAGATAAAAACTATTTCGATTTTATGATGAACGAGTTTCAAAAAAACGGAAGCGGCAAAATTTTTGATAAACTGATAGAAAAATACGACCTAAACGTATCCAAAAACAAACTTATAGAAATTTATAGGTTCCATACTCCGAAAATTTCTTTAAGTAACGAAACAAAAGAAATTTTGGGATACTATAAGCGAAAATATCCGATAGCTTTAATAACTGACGGGCATTATATTTCTCAAAAAAATAAATTTTTCGCTTTAGGGCTTGAGAAATATATAGATTTTCCTATTTTTACGGATTTTTATCACACGAAAAAGCCTGAAAAAAAAGCTTTTGAAATGGTTATGAAAAAATACAAAAACAAAAATTACGTCTATATTTCCGACAATCCGAAAAAGGACTTTTTCGCACCTATCGAGCTTGGTTGGCAAACTATCAGGTATAAAAATCCGCTTGGAATTTATAAAGATTACGAAAATAATGCTGATATCGAAATTAACGATTTAAAAGAGATTTTAAAGGTAATAAAATGA
- a CDS encoding aminotransferase class V-fold PLP-dependent enzyme, with product MIYLSPPHMSGKELEYIKKAFESNYIAPVGEFIDKFEEMVKNYTGAKHALAVVNATSALHLALRVLGIKENDKVAVSTFTFIGGVSPILYQNAEPIFIDSDEYWQMDVNLLEEALKKERPKAVIVAHLYGQIGRIEDIAYLCKKYGAFLIEDAAEALGAYKYTMDNGKWRMDNGQLTMDNGEYANESEKSSSIVYKHAGTFGDIGIYSFNGNKLLTTSGGGMMISDNEEWIKKSKFLSTQAKEDFPWYEHETYGYNYRMSNILAAIGVGQMEVVEERIKRKREIFNLYKKELSDIAEFMPEINNSRGNRWLTTLLFNQKEPLKVMEYLFERKIESRPLWKPMHLQPLFKNAKSYINGRSEEYFKKGLCLPSGTAMSDEEVLKIAKLIKEN from the coding sequence ATGATTTATCTCTCTCCTCCTCATATGAGCGGAAAAGAGCTTGAGTATATAAAAAAAGCGTTTGAGAGTAACTATATAGCGCCTGTTGGGGAATTTATAGATAAATTCGAAGAAATGGTAAAAAATTATACAGGCGCTAAACACGCTTTGGCGGTCGTTAACGCCACAAGCGCTTTACATCTCGCACTTAGGGTTCTTGGTATAAAAGAGAATGATAAAGTTGCCGTTTCGACATTTACTTTTATAGGAGGTGTTAGTCCGATACTTTATCAAAATGCCGAGCCTATATTTATCGATAGTGACGAATATTGGCAGATGGATGTTAATTTGCTCGAAGAAGCTCTTAAAAAAGAGAGACCAAAAGCGGTTATCGTAGCTCATCTTTACGGACAAATCGGAAGAATTGAGGATATTGCGTATTTATGTAAAAAATACGGAGCTTTTTTAATAGAAGACGCCGCCGAAGCGCTTGGAGCGTATAAATATACAATGGATAATGGAAAATGGAGAATGGATAATGGACAATTGACAATGGACAATGGGGAATATGCAAACGAGAGCGAAAAATCCTCTTCTATTGTCTATAAACACGCCGGGACATTCGGAGATATAGGAATATATAGTTTTAACGGAAACAAACTTCTAACGACATCCGGCGGAGGAATGATGATAAGCGATAACGAAGAATGGATTAAAAAATCGAAATTTCTATCAACCCAGGCAAAAGAGGATTTTCCTTGGTACGAACATGAAACTTACGGGTATAATTACAGAATGAGTAATATTCTTGCGGCAATAGGTGTCGGACAAATGGAAGTTGTTGAAGAGCGAATAAAAAGAAAAAGAGAAATTTTTAATCTTTATAAAAAAGAATTATCTGATATTGCCGAATTTATGCCCGAAATTAATAATTCTCGAGGAAACAGATGGCTAACCACTCTGCTTTTTAACCAAAAAGAGCCTCTAAAAGTTATGGAGTATCTTTTCGAGCGAAAAATCGAAAGTCGTCCTCTTTGGAAACCTATGCATTTACAACCGCTTTTTAAAAACGCAAAAAGTTATATTAACGGTAGAAGCGAAGAGTACTTCAAAAAAGGATTGTGTCTTCCAAGCGGTACCGCTATGAGCGATGAGGAAGTTTTGAAAATTGCAAAACTTATTAAGGAGAATTAG
- a CDS encoding polysaccharide biosynthesis protein — translation MIFKPTKFKRALFFMIGDFVLSFITLYLAYLLRFNFFIPKEYLKNFFEIFFIFAGFKIFFYFIFKLYFVSWRFFSIYELKRFFLATTLAYLFSGSILLLFRDYFLPFPRSVIFIDYFFSLLFIGGFRISKRLFLEKLSTQKTPAVIIGANQKALLILKQDTPYSVVEIYDDEESNIGSYIYGFKVKDLQDIDSSVKSAIIAKNMSQEDLNRLVDFLTQKGFEDIKIYNPFEEKIKDVSIEDLLARKPKDLDKKAIKEFIKNKKVLITGAGGSIGSEISRLCEKFLAKELVLVDNCEYNLYAINEELEIKRKRYLIDVSRYDDLKEVFEKEKPDIVIHAAAYKHVPLCEENPKSAVINNILGTKNCIDLAIEYKAENFILISTDKAVRPTNVMGATKRVCEIYAQNVPSNDTKISAVRFGNVLDSSGSVVPKFRRLIKQNKPLTVTHPEITRYFMLIPEACQLVLQAGSLAKDREIFILDMGEPVKIVDLAKKMLKLSGKDENNIIFTGLRDGEKLYEELLIDDAQKKTIYDSIFIGETTFYDFEKLQKDIEILTSLNEKTAIINKLKDIVKEYNPK, via the coding sequence ATGATTTTTAAGCCGACGAAATTCAAAAGAGCGCTTTTTTTTATGATAGGCGATTTTGTTTTGTCTTTTATAACTCTTTATCTTGCATATCTTTTGAGATTTAATTTCTTTATTCCGAAAGAGTATTTAAAAAACTTTTTTGAGATATTTTTTATTTTTGCAGGTTTTAAAATATTTTTTTATTTTATTTTCAAATTATACTTTGTAAGTTGGCGATTTTTTTCTATTTACGAGCTTAAAAGATTTTTTTTAGCGACGACTCTTGCTTATCTTTTTAGCGGTTCGATTCTTTTGTTATTTAGGGACTATTTTTTACCTTTTCCAAGAAGTGTGATTTTTATTGATTATTTTTTCTCTTTGCTGTTTATAGGGGGATTTAGAATATCAAAAAGACTCTTTTTAGAAAAACTATCCACTCAAAAAACTCCGGCGGTTATAATAGGTGCAAACCAAAAAGCGCTTTTGATTTTAAAACAAGACACTCCGTATTCGGTCGTTGAAATTTATGATGACGAAGAGAGCAATATCGGAAGCTATATTTACGGCTTTAAAGTAAAAGATTTACAAGATATCGATTCGTCGGTCAAAAGTGCGATAATCGCCAAAAATATGTCCCAAGAAGATTTGAATAGATTGGTTGATTTTTTAACTCAAAAAGGTTTTGAAGATATCAAAATCTATAATCCTTTCGAAGAAAAAATCAAAGACGTATCAATTGAGGATTTGCTTGCAAGAAAGCCGAAGGACTTGGATAAAAAGGCTATAAAAGAGTTTATAAAAAACAAAAAAGTTTTAATTACCGGAGCAGGAGGAAGTATAGGTAGTGAAATCAGCAGACTTTGTGAGAAGTTTTTGGCAAAAGAGCTTGTTTTGGTGGATAATTGCGAATATAACCTATACGCCATAAACGAAGAGTTGGAGATTAAAAGAAAAAGATATTTAATCGATGTAAGCAGATATGATGATTTAAAAGAGGTTTTCGAAAAGGAAAAACCCGATATCGTAATTCACGCGGCGGCATATAAACACGTGCCTTTATGTGAAGAAAATCCGAAAAGTGCGGTTATAAATAATATTTTGGGTACGAAAAATTGTATCGATTTGGCTATTGAATATAAAGCCGAGAATTTTATTTTAATCTCCACCGACAAAGCCGTCAGACCTACTAATGTTATGGGAGCTACAAAAAGAGTTTGCGAAATATACGCCCAAAACGTTCCTTCAAACGATACTAAAATTTCAGCCGTGAGATTCGGTAACGTTCTTGATAGCAGCGGGAGTGTGGTGCCTAAATTCAGACGGCTTATCAAACAAAACAAACCTCTAACCGTTACACATCCTGAAATTACGAGGTATTTTATGTTGATTCCCGAAGCTTGTCAGCTTGTACTTCAAGCCGGGTCGTTGGCAAAAGATAGAGAAATTTTTATTCTTGATATGGGAGAACCGGTAAAAATTGTGGATTTGGCAAAAAAAATGTTAAAACTTAGCGGAAAAGATGAAAACAATATAATTTTTACTGGTCTTAGAGACGGAGAAAAGCTTTATGAAGAGCTTTTGATAGACGATGCTCAGAAAAAAACGATATACGATTCCATATTTATTGGTGAAACGACATTTTACGATTTTGAAAAACTTCAAAAAGATATCGAAATTTTAACTTCACTTAATGAAAAAACTGCTATAATAAATAAACTGAAAGATATCGTAAAAGAGTATAATCCTAAATAA
- a CDS encoding HlyD family secretion protein, producing MKKKIALIVFVILIVASAYGLYRYIVFNENYSSSNAVFVKSDTLTFLAFKLPGKIEKIYVNEGDDVKKGELLAKLDTKDLEIKAKALKFQISALQNKINSLTLQKEKLQNDIKNNLNINQNQINKLQKAIEAKAFGIQAKNYQLQKLKSDYERFKKLYLQKRISREKYESVKVAYFALRDEIKADEKLLEGMKFDKNSLITKAKLIQNNEKEVKRLTQAIKSAEDNLKALKENLKLVNQNIKDSYLYSPINGKVAKKFVNNDEVVDAGTRILSVVNPKEVYVLDLLEETKLKGIAPGCKAKIHIDALDKDFDGVVTKILPASAATFALVPRDISSGEFTKLAQRFYVRIKFDKVPKGVLVGMSGEVTIEKCKRKK from the coding sequence ATGAAAAAGAAAATAGCTTTAATAGTTTTTGTAATTTTGATTGTTGCGAGTGCGTACGGGTTGTATCGCTATATCGTTTTTAATGAAAACTACTCTTCAAGTAACGCGGTTTTTGTAAAATCGGACACTCTTACTTTTTTAGCGTTTAAACTTCCGGGAAAAATAGAAAAAATATACGTTAACGAAGGTGATGATGTAAAAAAAGGCGAGCTTTTGGCAAAACTCGATACGAAAGATTTGGAGATAAAAGCAAAAGCTCTTAAATTTCAAATTTCGGCTTTGCAAAATAAAATCAACTCTTTAACTTTACAAAAAGAAAAACTCCAAAACGACATAAAAAACAACCTAAACATCAATCAAAATCAAATAAACAAACTGCAAAAAGCGATAGAAGCTAAAGCTTTTGGAATTCAGGCTAAAAATTATCAGCTTCAAAAACTAAAAAGCGATTATGAAAGGTTTAAAAAATTATATCTTCAAAAAAGAATTTCAAGAGAAAAATACGAAAGCGTAAAAGTGGCTTATTTTGCACTTAGAGATGAGATAAAAGCCGATGAAAAACTACTTGAGGGTATGAAATTCGATAAAAACTCTTTAATCACAAAAGCGAAACTTATCCAAAATAACGAAAAAGAAGTCAAAAGATTAACCCAAGCGATAAAATCGGCGGAAGATAATTTAAAAGCGTTAAAAGAGAATTTGAAACTTGTAAATCAAAATATAAAAGATAGCTATTTATATTCTCCGATAAACGGAAAAGTGGCTAAAAAATTCGTAAATAACGACGAAGTCGTTGATGCGGGTACACGAATTTTAAGTGTTGTAAATCCAAAAGAGGTATATGTTTTGGACCTTTTGGAAGAGACAAAACTAAAAGGAATAGCTCCTGGATGTAAAGCGAAAATCCATATCGACGCACTCGATAAGGATTTTGACGGAGTGGTTACTAAAATTTTACCGGCGAGCGCCGCTACTTTCGCTCTTGTACCAAGAGATATAAGCTCGGGTGAATTTACTAAACTTGCTCAAAGATTTTATGTAAGAATAAAATTCGATAAAGTACCAAAAGGCGTACTTGTGGGAATGAGCGGAGAAGTTACGATAGAAAAATGCAAGCGCAAAAAATAA
- a CDS encoding four helix bundle protein, with translation MEKEKVIENKSYDFAKRIIKVYRYLTDKKEFVLSKQLLKSGTSIGTNVVEGQYSISKKDFKNKMSIVLKEAVESRYWINLLKDSDYISEMQANSLLQDLKDIIKILTKIVKNAS, from the coding sequence ATGGAAAAAGAAAAAGTAATTGAAAATAAAAGTTATGATTTTGCAAAAAGAATTATAAAAGTATATAGATATTTAACGGATAAAAAAGAATTTGTATTATCAAAACAACTTTTAAAAAGCGGAACATCAATAGGAACGAATGTTGTGGAAGGCCAGTATTCAATATCAAAAAAAGATTTTAAAAATAAAATGTCAATTGTATTAAAAGAAGCAGTTGAAAGTAGATATTGGATAAACTTATTAAAAGATAGCGATTATATTTCTGAAATGCAAGCTAATAGTTTATTGCAAGATTTGAAAGATATTATAAAAATCTTAACAAAGATTGTGAAAAATGCAAGCTAA